Proteins found in one Sardina pilchardus chromosome 11, fSarPil1.1, whole genome shotgun sequence genomic segment:
- the si:ch211-260e23.9 gene encoding tumor protein p53-inducible nuclear protein 2 isoform X2 yields the protein MIGKLLSHILGNMEEDAIIGVNSAQNDNGEDLLEYDDGEWIIINIHGQSLSSADVDPLENLLIEHPSMSVYKMVSPRTEEEEDEELSSDEDEEGSPRPVPFKRHLSWRLAGWGSPLPCSTIQCGKTQMDRRKLSRNALQRQNLARIRFSPSDRRYGFFKQPCQRLYNY from the exons ATGATCGGAAAGTTGCTCTCCCATATCCTTGGCAACATGGAGGAGGATGCCATCATAGGAGTCAACAGTGCTCAGAATGACAATGGCGAGGATCTTCTGGAGTATGATGACGGTGAATGGATTATAATCAACATTCATG GCCAATCTCTGTCCTCTGCTGATGTTGACCCTCTGGAGAACCTTCTGATTGAACACCCAAGCATGTCTGTGTACAAGATGGTGTCACCaagaacagaggaagaggaagatgaagagctCTCATcggatgaagatgaagagggTTCTCCCAG GCCTGTGCCCTTTAAACGCCACCTGTCGTGGAGGCTTGCTGGGTGGGGGAGTCCCCTGCCATGCAGTACCATCCAGTGTGGCAAGACCCAAATGGACCGCAGAAAGCTGTCCCGCAACGCCCTCCAGAGGCAGAACCTTGCAAGGATTCGCTTCTCACCATCTGACCGTCGCTACGGCTTCTTCAAGCAGCCCTGCCAACGCCTTTACAACTACTGA
- the si:ch211-260e23.9 gene encoding tumor protein p53-inducible nuclear protein 2 isoform X1: MIGKLLSHILGNMEEDAIIGVNSAQNDNGEDLLEYDDGEWIIINIHEGQSLSSADVDPLENLLIEHPSMSVYKMVSPRTEEEEDEELSSDEDEEGSPRPVPFKRHLSWRLAGWGSPLPCSTIQCGKTQMDRRKLSRNALQRQNLARIRFSPSDRRYGFFKQPCQRLYNY, encoded by the exons ATGATCGGAAAGTTGCTCTCCCATATCCTTGGCAACATGGAGGAGGATGCCATCATAGGAGTCAACAGTGCTCAGAATGACAATGGCGAGGATCTTCTGGAGTATGATGACGGTGAATGGATTATAATCAACATTCATG AAGGCCAATCTCTGTCCTCTGCTGATGTTGACCCTCTGGAGAACCTTCTGATTGAACACCCAAGCATGTCTGTGTACAAGATGGTGTCACCaagaacagaggaagaggaagatgaagagctCTCATcggatgaagatgaagagggTTCTCCCAG GCCTGTGCCCTTTAAACGCCACCTGTCGTGGAGGCTTGCTGGGTGGGGGAGTCCCCTGCCATGCAGTACCATCCAGTGTGGCAAGACCCAAATGGACCGCAGAAAGCTGTCCCGCAACGCCCTCCAGAGGCAGAACCTTGCAAGGATTCGCTTCTCACCATCTGACCGTCGCTACGGCTTCTTCAAGCAGCCCTGCCAACGCCTTTACAACTACTGA
- the LOC134096004 gene encoding protein C19orf12 homolog, which produces MPSRMDDVMGLCCKLSGNQQIKVALKNSSKGAAVAGGTAFIGGLLGGPPGLAVGGAVGGLLGCWMTSGQFKPLPQILLELPPNQQQKLYSDIMSVLGSLDWTDVAQLTALVMGNATLQQQVVAALLSFATNELKAQVQYGD; this is translated from the exons ATGCCTTCCCGAATGGACGATGTTATGGGCCTATGCTGTAAGCTATCAGGAAATCAGCAGATAAAAGTTGCACTGAAGAATTCGAGCAaaggtgctgctgttgctgggggAACTGCTTTCATCGGAGGACTACTTGGAGGCCCCCCTGGACTTGCCGTAG GGGGTGCCGTGGGGGGACTCCTCGGTTGCTGGATGACCAGTGGGCAGTTTAAGCCCCTCCCACAAATACTCTTGGAGCTGCCACCCAACCAGCAGCAGAAGCTCTACTCTGACATCATGTCCGTGCTTGGCTCGTTGGACTGGACGGACGTGGCACAGCTGACCGCGCTGGTCATGGGGAACGCCACGCTCCAGCAGCAGGTAGTAGCCGCGCTGCTCAGCTTTGCCACCAATGAGCTGAAAGCTCAAGTACAGTACGGAGACTGA